The following proteins come from a genomic window of Gimesia chilikensis:
- a CDS encoding ANTAR domain-containing response regulator, with the protein MESLQILIAHSNQKTLSIINNAVLTLGHKVVDTVETGEALVKCSESHRPDLVISGVKMPDLDGIRALTLIGSETPVPGIIVTPKSDLELVETAALDHIMAWLVEPIRTVDLAPAILLVHRRAQEFAELRKENHDLRTALVDRKTIEQAKGILMKSAGLDEGEAFKRLQKMASRKRIRLIEMAQAVIHAEDAIDLK; encoded by the coding sequence ATGGAATCTCTTCAGATTCTCATTGCACATAGTAATCAAAAAACTCTGTCAATTATCAATAACGCGGTTTTAACTCTCGGTCATAAAGTGGTCGATACTGTTGAAACAGGCGAGGCGCTGGTAAAATGTAGTGAGTCTCACCGACCCGATCTGGTGATAAGCGGGGTCAAGATGCCGGACCTTGATGGGATCCGGGCATTGACACTCATCGGCTCAGAAACTCCGGTACCCGGAATCATCGTAACTCCCAAAAGTGATCTGGAACTGGTGGAGACTGCAGCTCTGGATCATATCATGGCCTGGCTGGTGGAACCAATTCGGACTGTTGATCTGGCACCAGCCATTCTGCTGGTTCACCGCCGCGCTCAGGAATTTGCGGAACTCCGTAAAGAAAATCATGATTTACGTACGGCTCTGGTAGATCGGAAAACTATCGAACAAGCTAAGGGAATTCTGATGAAATCTGCAGGTCTGGATGAAGGAGAAGCCTTCAAACGGTTGCAGAAAATGGCATCGCGCAAACGAATTCGCTTGATTGAAATGGCGCAGGCTGTCATCCACGCAGAAGATGCCATCGATCTTAAGTAA
- a CDS encoding GlsB/YeaQ/YmgE family stress response membrane protein, producing the protein MGIFELLILLIVAAICGGIGQSLAGYSRGGCLTSIALGFIGALLGSWMSKGLGLPEILTVQFGDQPFPILWSIIGASLFVAVLSLISFRGK; encoded by the coding sequence ATGGGAATCTTTGAACTGCTCATATTGCTGATTGTCGCTGCCATTTGTGGAGGTATAGGACAATCTCTGGCAGGTTACTCTCGCGGGGGGTGCCTGACATCGATCGCACTCGGTTTCATTGGCGCCTTACTGGGGAGTTGGATGTCGAAGGGGCTGGGATTACCGGAAATACTGACGGTTCAATTTGGCGATCAACCGTTTCCGATTCTATGGTCAATTATCGGGGCCTCGCTTTTTGTAGCCGTGCTCAGCCTGATCTCATTTCGAGGCAAATGA